The DNA sequence CCTGGTAGGCCGGGATACCCAAGGGTTTAATGTGATCCTCCAGCACTTCCTCCAATGTAAATGAGCTATATCCGCTATCTGCATCGCAGTCCGTACATTTTCCAAAAACAAATCCTGCAATTTGATTGAGCACCCCTGCCAGTTTGAGCTGGGTCATCATTCTATCAATCCGATAAATGCCCTCACCAACATCCTCAAGAAATAAAATATGACCCTTCCAATCCGGTAGGTATTCAGAACCCATGAGGGCAGTAAGCACAGTCAGGTTTCCACCCACCAGCGGACCACGAGTCTTTCCTGGTGTAATGGTTTGAATGCGATCCTCCACCTGTGTCAGATTGTCACCTTTATCATCAGGGTTTATATAGGTGATGGCCTCAGCATCAAATAGAAGCCGTTTTACATAATCCACAGTAAAGGTATTCCACCCTGATCGGCCGGAGGGACCATGGAAGGTCACCCCACCTGTTTTGGCATAGATGGCCAGGAGGAGTGCTGTCACATCGCTAAAGCCCATGATTATTTTTGGATGCTTTTGAATCATGGCATAATCAAGATATGGCAATAACCTTGCACAACCCCATCCCCCGATAAAAGTGAGAATCGCATCCACATCAGGATCTCTGTACATTTTGTTTATAGATTCTGCACGAATTTCATCCTGGCCGGCCAAATACCCCCACCGATCCATGGCATGCTCATCCACATGTAGCTTCAGATCAAGTGCTCCCAGGGTTTCTTCAATTATCCGTAATTTGTCTTTACTGCGAGTAATTCCTGCCGGACTTACCAGGCCCACCACATCACCAGGTTTGAGTCGAGGAGGCCTTATCGCCTGAGCCCGGACATCTGCCAAAACAGTATCAGACCGAACTGTTGTCAATCCTAAGCCACCATATGCCAATAATTGTAATAATTCACGACGATTGATATCCATATCACCTCTCCAAATTCACAACTTAAGAAACAAAATAATTGATGATTTTTGTGTCGAATCCAAAATAAATGGGCGGTGTTCCCATCCAACTGTTATGCGTCCCCTCTCAAAAATAGTTGAAATAAAAATTATAAATTGTTGTTTACTTTCAATTTTTGTTGTTCATATTCCCTGCGACGGCCAGAAATGTCCATGAGGAC is a window from the Candidatus Neomarinimicrobiota bacterium genome containing:
- a CDS encoding LD-carboxypeptidase — encoded protein: MDINRRELLQLLAYGGLGLTTVRSDTVLADVRAQAIRPPRLKPGDVVGLVSPAGITRSKDKLRIIEETLGALDLKLHVDEHAMDRWGYLAGQDEIRAESINKMYRDPDVDAILTFIGGWGCARLLPYLDYAMIQKHPKIIMGFSDVTALLLAIYAKTGGVTFHGPSGRSGWNTFTVDYVKRLLFDAEAITYINPDDKGDNLTQVEDRIQTITPGKTRGPLVGGNLTVLTALMGSEYLPDWKGHILFLEDVGEGIYRIDRMMTQLKLAGVLNQIAGFVFGKCTDCDADSGYSSFTLEEVLEDHIKPLGIPAYQGAMIGHIANKFTIPIGANAELDADQGTIQLLEAAVV